The following are encoded together in the Kribbella voronezhensis genome:
- the shbA gene encoding RNA polymerase sigma factor ShbA produces the protein MTEVQLPHTPDRVELRDLAALASGGDRTALNDLLTRVRAVAHRYVRSRLWTYPGGADMVDDVAQEVCVAVFGALGRYRDEGRPFEAFVYGIAARKVADAQRAFAVADVSTPDLPDGADESPTPEEHAVRYAELRHVMSLMDRLPEKLREILRLRVVAGMSAEETGRALGMTPGAVRVAQHRALNTLRGFVGHEAKVERRAGEERHG, from the coding sequence GTGACCGAGGTCCAATTACCGCACACCCCTGACCGGGTTGAGCTGCGTGATCTCGCCGCACTGGCGAGCGGCGGCGACCGGACAGCGTTGAACGATCTGCTGACGCGGGTGCGTGCTGTTGCCCACCGCTACGTGCGGTCGAGGCTGTGGACTTATCCGGGTGGCGCCGACATGGTCGATGACGTCGCTCAGGAAGTGTGCGTCGCGGTGTTCGGCGCACTGGGCCGGTACCGTGACGAGGGAAGGCCGTTCGAGGCGTTCGTCTACGGCATCGCGGCGCGCAAGGTCGCCGACGCGCAGCGTGCGTTCGCGGTGGCCGACGTGTCGACGCCGGATCTTCCGGACGGGGCGGACGAATCGCCGACGCCGGAGGAGCACGCCGTACGGTATGCAGAGCTCAGGCACGTGATGAGCCTGATGGACAGGTTGCCGGAGAAACTGCGGGAGATCCTGCGGCTCCGGGTGGTAGCGGGGATGTCAGCCGAGGAGACCGGCCGGGCACTGGGGATGACACCGGGGGCGGTGAGGGTCGCACAACATCGAGCGTTGAACACGCTCAGGGGGTTTGTGGGGCATGAGGCAAAGGTGGAACGACGGGCAGGGGAGGAGCGACATGGCTGA
- the guaB gene encoding IMP dehydrogenase: MDITASGVPDKFAVLGLTFDDVLLQPEESDVIPSEANTRSRVSRNIEVSIPLLSSAMDTVTEARMAIAMARQGGLGVLHRNLSIEDQAQQVDLVKRSESGMIAQPITIGPDATIGEADALCAQYRISGVPVVDNAGVLVGIVTNRDMRFETSQDRPVHEVMTKQPLITGKQGISADDAMALLSKHKVEKLPLVDADGKLTGLITLKDFVKRDQFPLSTKDHTGRLRVAGAIGFFGEAYKRAMTLVEAGVDLLVVDTAHGHSQAQLEIIRKLKADPATDGVDVVGGNVGTRAGAQALVDAGADGVKVGVGPGSICTTRVVSGVGVPQVTAIYEASLACKPAGVPVIGDGGLQYSGDIAKALVAGADTVMLGSLLAGCEESPGDLVFINGKQFKAYRGMGSLGAMQSGGLRKSYSKDRYFQSDVGSDEKLIAEGVEGQVPYRGPLAAVAHQLIGGLRQSMWYCGSRTVAELQEKGKFVRITSAGLQESHPHDIQMTVEAPNYSGR, from the coding sequence ATGGACATCACAGCCTCCGGAGTTCCCGACAAGTTCGCCGTCCTCGGTCTGACCTTCGACGACGTGCTGCTGCAGCCCGAAGAGTCCGACGTCATCCCGTCCGAGGCGAACACCCGGTCCCGGGTCAGCCGCAACATCGAGGTGTCCATCCCGCTGCTGTCGAGCGCGATGGACACCGTCACCGAGGCCCGGATGGCGATCGCGATGGCGCGCCAGGGCGGCCTCGGCGTGCTGCACCGCAACCTGTCGATCGAGGACCAGGCCCAGCAGGTCGACCTGGTCAAGCGGTCCGAGTCGGGCATGATCGCGCAGCCGATCACGATCGGCCCCGACGCCACGATCGGGGAGGCCGACGCGCTCTGCGCGCAGTACCGGATCTCCGGGGTGCCGGTGGTCGACAACGCCGGTGTGCTGGTCGGCATCGTCACCAACCGCGACATGCGGTTCGAGACGAGTCAGGACCGCCCGGTGCACGAGGTGATGACCAAGCAGCCGCTGATCACCGGCAAGCAGGGCATCTCCGCCGACGACGCCATGGCGCTGCTGAGCAAGCACAAGGTGGAGAAGCTCCCGCTGGTCGACGCCGACGGCAAGCTGACCGGCCTGATCACGCTGAAGGACTTCGTCAAGCGCGACCAGTTCCCGCTGTCCACCAAGGACCACACCGGCCGGCTGCGGGTCGCGGGCGCGATCGGCTTCTTCGGCGAGGCCTACAAGCGCGCGATGACCCTGGTCGAGGCCGGCGTCGACCTGCTCGTCGTCGACACCGCGCACGGTCACTCGCAGGCGCAGTTGGAGATCATCCGCAAGCTCAAGGCCGACCCGGCGACCGACGGCGTCGACGTCGTCGGCGGCAACGTCGGCACCCGCGCCGGCGCGCAGGCGCTGGTCGACGCGGGCGCGGACGGCGTGAAGGTGGGCGTCGGCCCGGGCTCGATCTGTACGACGCGAGTCGTCTCCGGCGTCGGCGTACCGCAGGTCACCGCCATCTACGAGGCGTCCCTGGCCTGCAAGCCCGCCGGTGTGCCGGTGATCGGCGACGGCGGCCTGCAGTACTCCGGTGACATCGCCAAGGCCCTCGTGGCCGGCGCCGACACCGTGATGCTCGGCTCGCTGCTGGCCGGCTGCGAGGAGTCGCCGGGCGACCTGGTGTTCATCAACGGCAAGCAGTTCAAGGCGTACCGCGGGATGGGCTCGCTCGGCGCGATGCAGTCCGGTGGCCTGCGCAAGTCGTACTCCAAGGACCGCTACTTCCAAAGCGACGTCGGCAGCGACGAGAAGCTGATCGCCGAGGGTGTCGAGGGTCAGGTCCCGTACCGCGGCCCGCTCGCCGCCGTCGCCCATCAGCTGATCGGCGGCCTGCGCCAGTCCATGTGGTACTGCGGTTCCCGCACCGTCGCCGAGCTCCAGGAAAAGGGCAAGTTCGTCCGAATCACCTCGGCGGGCCTGCAGGAGTCGCACCCCCACGACATCCAGATGACAGTAGAAGCCCCCAACTACTCCGGCCGCTGA
- a CDS encoding DUF7674 family protein — MVNERGFLRRLLKAVPALRGEWDRARAVYEQNRGVGLRAPTPGSFLIGLAFSTVHRWVEGDAEAGDRLRALLAFLENEAADPETAEFAARFVSCLPDPGERDSAVLDLLGPRLRELKNEQVRRDDESVSPAVVAFLHRLADEIPFLRQQVLEHFEEYRNPLGHVVVGGLVPEVCARYAGGEVELIRPLLAFLEREFEQNPDVDNVIAVSFVEMLPSPDQPGAGIEHALGPKLRAELDRQRTWHP; from the coding sequence GTGGTGAATGAGCGCGGGTTCTTGCGGCGGTTGCTCAAGGCGGTGCCTGCGCTGCGGGGCGAGTGGGATCGTGCGCGAGCGGTCTACGAGCAGAACAGAGGCGTGGGGCTGCGGGCGCCGACACCGGGCAGTTTCTTGATCGGGCTCGCGTTCAGCACGGTTCATCGGTGGGTCGAAGGCGATGCCGAGGCGGGGGATCGGCTGCGGGCGTTGCTTGCGTTCCTGGAGAACGAGGCCGCCGACCCGGAGACGGCGGAGTTCGCTGCGAGGTTCGTCAGTTGCCTGCCCGATCCCGGGGAGCGCGACTCCGCAGTACTGGACCTGCTCGGGCCGCGGTTGCGCGAGCTCAAGAACGAACAGGTTCGCCGCGACGACGAGTCCGTCTCCCCGGCTGTGGTCGCTTTCCTGCACCGGTTGGCCGACGAGATCCCGTTCTTGCGGCAGCAGGTGCTGGAGCACTTCGAGGAGTACCGGAACCCCCTCGGGCATGTGGTCGTGGGCGGTCTCGTGCCTGAGGTCTGCGCCCGGTACGCCGGCGGCGAGGTCGAGCTGATCCGCCCGCTGCTGGCGTTCCTGGAGCGCGAGTTCGAGCAGAACCCGGACGTCGACAACGTGATCGCCGTCTCGTTCGTGGAGATGCTGCCCTCACCTGACCAGCCCGGGGCCGGAATCGAGCACGCGCTCGGCCCGAAACTCCGCGCCGAACTGGACCGCCAACGCACCTGGCACCCCTGA
- a CDS encoding GuaB3 family IMP dehydrogenase-related protein encodes MTEIEIGRAKRGRQAYAFDDIAIVPSRRTRDPEEVSVAWQIDAYRFELPILAAPMDSVMSPATAIAIGKAGGLGVLNLEGLWTRFDDPTSLLEEITTLSREQAVHRLQEIYSAPIKPELISQRVQEIRDSGVTVAGALSPQRTKQFAKHVVDAGVDLFVIRGTTVSAEHVSGQAEPLNLKQFIYDLDVPVIVGGCATHQAALHLMRTGAAGVLVGFGGGAAHTTRKVLGVAVPMASAVADVAAARRDYMDESGGRYVHVIADGSVGRSGDVAKAIACGADAVMVGSPLARASDAPGGGFHWGAEAWHADLPRGERVEVGVTGTMEEILFGPSWVPDGTMNLVGALKRAMATTGYTELKEFQRVEVVVG; translated from the coding sequence ATGACCGAGATCGAGATCGGCCGTGCCAAGCGCGGTCGGCAGGCGTATGCGTTCGACGACATTGCGATCGTGCCGTCGCGGCGGACCAGGGATCCCGAGGAGGTCTCGGTCGCCTGGCAGATCGACGCGTACCGGTTCGAGTTGCCGATCCTGGCCGCGCCGATGGACTCGGTGATGTCGCCGGCCACCGCGATCGCGATCGGCAAGGCCGGCGGGCTCGGCGTGCTGAACCTCGAAGGTCTGTGGACCCGCTTCGACGACCCGACCTCGCTGCTGGAGGAGATCACCACCCTCAGCCGCGAGCAGGCCGTGCACCGGCTGCAGGAGATCTACTCGGCGCCGATCAAGCCCGAGCTGATCTCGCAGCGCGTGCAGGAGATCCGCGATTCGGGCGTCACCGTGGCCGGCGCGTTGTCGCCGCAGCGGACCAAGCAGTTCGCCAAGCACGTCGTGGATGCCGGTGTCGACCTGTTCGTCATCCGCGGTACGACGGTGTCGGCCGAGCACGTGTCCGGTCAGGCGGAGCCGCTGAACCTCAAGCAGTTCATCTACGACCTCGACGTACCGGTCATCGTCGGTGGTTGCGCGACCCACCAGGCCGCGCTGCACCTGATGCGGACCGGCGCCGCCGGCGTACTGGTCGGCTTCGGTGGTGGCGCGGCGCACACGACCCGCAAGGTGCTCGGCGTCGCGGTGCCGATGGCGTCGGCGGTCGCGGACGTCGCGGCGGCGCGTCGGGACTACATGGACGAGTCCGGCGGCCGCTACGTGCACGTCATCGCGGACGGTTCGGTCGGCCGGTCCGGCGATGTGGCCAAGGCGATCGCGTGTGGCGCGGACGCGGTGATGGTCGGATCGCCGCTGGCTCGGGCCAGCGATGCGCCCGGCGGTGGCTTCCACTGGGGAGCCGAGGCCTGGCACGCGGATCTGCCGCGCGGCGAGCGGGTCGAGGTCGGGGTCACCGGCACGATGGAGGAGATCCTGTTCGGCCCGTCCTGGGTCCCGGACGGCACGATGAACCTGGTCGGCGCGCTGAAGCGGGCGATGGCGACCACGGGGTACACGGAGCTCAAGGAGTTCCAGCGCGTCGAGGTCGTCGTCGGTTGA
- a CDS encoding acyl-CoA thioester hydrolase/BAAT C-terminal domain-containing protein: MSTGILLLHGSSGVPDLDRARILAAQGYDVLAPKWFDERVSEIPLESFPLDELAARNDRLVVMGTSFGAEAALLLGTVDDRIDVVVAQAPSAYVWGWIEDGVQTSHWSCRGEPLPFVPFDLDWRPDGDPPSYVDSYRSRLRKFPAEAAAAQIPIEQFEGDLVLIAGGDDKVWPSVEFAEQIALRRGSLDTRMMVDAQAGHRIVFPGEQPKVGGQTMARGGSEQADRAFGAQIWADLLKTLAG; encoded by the coding sequence GTGAGCACCGGGATCCTGCTGCTGCACGGTTCGAGCGGTGTCCCTGACCTGGATCGGGCCAGGATTCTGGCGGCTCAGGGGTACGACGTCCTCGCGCCGAAGTGGTTCGACGAGCGGGTCAGCGAGATCCCGCTGGAGTCGTTCCCGCTGGACGAACTCGCAGCCCGCAACGACCGGCTGGTCGTGATGGGGACCTCCTTCGGCGCCGAGGCAGCGCTTCTGCTCGGCACAGTGGACGACCGGATCGACGTGGTGGTGGCGCAGGCACCCAGCGCCTATGTCTGGGGCTGGATCGAGGACGGCGTACAAACCTCACATTGGAGTTGCCGGGGCGAGCCGCTGCCGTTCGTCCCGTTCGACCTGGACTGGCGGCCGGATGGCGATCCGCCTAGTTACGTCGACTCCTACCGGTCGAGGCTGCGGAAGTTTCCCGCCGAGGCAGCCGCCGCACAGATCCCGATTGAGCAGTTCGAGGGCGACCTCGTACTGATCGCCGGCGGTGACGACAAGGTGTGGCCGTCGGTGGAGTTCGCCGAGCAGATCGCGCTGCGGCGCGGCAGTCTGGACACGCGGATGATGGTCGATGCCCAGGCCGGGCACCGGATCGTGTTCCCGGGAGAGCAGCCGAAGGTCGGCGGCCAGACGATGGCGCGCGGTGGCTCCGAGCAAGCAGACCGAGCCTTCGGCGCCCAGATCTGGGCCGACCTCCTCAAAACCCTCGCCGGCTGA
- a CDS encoding TIGR03086 family metal-binding protein, with amino-acid sequence MDVVELHRRASEEFVRQVASVRPHQWGDPTPCSDWTVRDLVNHVVGEERWTVPLLAGRTIEDVGDSLDGDLLGDDPASAASHAARAAQNAVTEPVLRGATVHLSYGEEQAAEYVYQLAADHLVHGWDLAVSIGAPVHLDPQVVDGISTWFKEREDLYRGGGAIGPRLEGYSDPTSTLLGAFGRDPAWTPAHATVERLGAAFARGDVDAIMYELTPDCVFESTSPAPDGTRVVGGKAVREQWEQLFDQTNDAVFETEETVVLGDRAVVRWRFSWNEADGHRGHVRGVDVLRLRDGKVCEKLSYVKG; translated from the coding sequence ATGGATGTCGTAGAGCTGCATCGGCGTGCCAGCGAAGAGTTCGTCCGTCAGGTTGCTTCGGTGCGGCCGCACCAGTGGGGTGATCCGACGCCCTGCTCCGACTGGACCGTGCGCGACCTGGTCAACCACGTCGTCGGCGAGGAACGCTGGACCGTACCGTTGCTGGCCGGCCGGACGATCGAGGACGTCGGCGACTCCCTCGACGGCGACCTGCTCGGCGACGACCCGGCATCGGCCGCCTCCCACGCGGCCCGCGCCGCCCAGAACGCCGTCACCGAACCCGTACTACGAGGCGCCACCGTCCATCTCTCGTACGGCGAGGAGCAGGCGGCCGAATACGTCTACCAACTCGCTGCCGACCATCTCGTGCACGGCTGGGACCTGGCAGTCTCGATCGGCGCGCCGGTTCATTTGGATCCGCAGGTCGTCGACGGGATCTCGACCTGGTTCAAGGAGCGGGAGGACCTCTACCGCGGCGGCGGCGCGATCGGCCCGCGACTCGAGGGCTACTCCGATCCGACGAGCACTCTGCTGGGTGCCTTCGGTCGAGATCCGGCCTGGACTCCCGCGCACGCGACGGTAGAGCGGCTCGGCGCGGCCTTCGCGCGGGGAGATGTCGACGCGATCATGTACGAGCTGACCCCGGACTGCGTCTTCGAGTCGACCTCACCGGCACCGGACGGGACCCGCGTCGTCGGAGGTAAGGCTGTCCGCGAACAGTGGGAGCAGTTGTTCGACCAGACGAACGACGCCGTCTTCGAGACCGAGGAGACGGTCGTCCTTGGCGACCGCGCGGTCGTGCGCTGGCGGTTCTCGTGGAACGAGGCGGACGGGCACCGCGGTCACGTTCGGGGCGTGGACGTGCTGCGACTGCGAGACGGCAAGGTCTGCGAGAAGCTGTCCTACGTGAAGGGCTAG
- a CDS encoding succinic semialdehyde dehydrogenase has translation MSEQTSIPADPELDPTASYATDQSVIRRLGGLLRATAGTRTSYAPATGQPVAELPLSSPDDVLAAVRTARRTQRTWKNTSLDDRAAILLRYHDLVLDHRHELVDLVILESGKARKQAFEEVAHVALTARYYGRKAAELLAPQRKLGMFPVLTRAEQRFVPKGVVGIISPWNYPLSMAMADGIPAVLAGNTVVHKPDSQTPLTALRAIELLYEAGLPRDAWQAVNGDGPTVGGAIIQNTDYVCFTGSTKTGRLVAKQAGERLIGCSLELGGKNPMLVLRDADVHRAAEGAVRACFSSAGQLCVSMERLYVADQIYDAFVTAFLDRVKKIRLSAGTGWDVDMGSLISKAQLETVSRHVEDARSRGAVVLAGGKARPDLGPLFYEPTVLSGVTPEMECFDHETFGPVVSIYRFSDESEAIERANEGEYGLNASVWTKDGRRGRKVAAQLVAGSVNVNEGYAATFGSIDTPMGGMRSSGLGRRQGVEGIRRYVDPQAIATQRMLPIAASHGLKDEAYAELMTGALRVLKKLGRA, from the coding sequence ATGAGCGAGCAGACCTCGATCCCTGCCGACCCCGAGCTCGACCCCACCGCGTCGTACGCCACCGACCAGTCGGTGATCCGCCGGCTCGGGGGTCTGCTGCGCGCCACGGCAGGAACGCGCACGTCGTACGCACCCGCCACCGGGCAACCGGTTGCCGAGCTGCCGCTGTCCAGTCCCGACGACGTCCTCGCCGCCGTTCGGACGGCTCGCAGGACCCAGCGGACCTGGAAGAACACGTCCCTGGACGACCGCGCCGCGATCCTGCTGCGCTATCACGACCTCGTCCTCGACCACCGGCACGAGCTGGTCGACCTGGTCATCCTGGAGTCCGGAAAGGCCCGCAAGCAGGCCTTCGAGGAGGTCGCGCACGTCGCGCTGACCGCCCGGTACTACGGACGCAAAGCCGCCGAACTCCTTGCACCACAGCGCAAACTGGGCATGTTCCCCGTGCTCACCCGCGCCGAGCAGCGGTTCGTGCCGAAGGGTGTCGTCGGCATCATCTCGCCCTGGAACTACCCACTCAGCATGGCGATGGCGGACGGCATCCCCGCGGTCCTCGCGGGCAACACCGTGGTCCACAAGCCCGACAGCCAGACCCCGTTGACCGCACTCCGGGCGATCGAGTTGCTGTACGAAGCCGGGCTGCCCCGCGACGCCTGGCAGGCCGTGAACGGCGACGGCCCGACCGTCGGCGGCGCGATCATCCAGAACACGGACTACGTCTGCTTCACCGGCTCGACCAAGACCGGTCGCCTGGTGGCCAAGCAGGCCGGTGAACGCCTGATCGGCTGCAGCCTCGAACTCGGCGGCAAGAACCCGATGCTCGTACTACGTGATGCCGACGTGCACCGCGCTGCCGAGGGCGCGGTACGAGCCTGCTTCTCCAGCGCCGGCCAGCTCTGCGTCTCGATGGAACGCCTGTACGTCGCCGATCAGATCTACGACGCCTTCGTCACCGCCTTCCTGGACCGGGTGAAGAAGATCCGTCTCTCGGCCGGTACCGGCTGGGACGTCGACATGGGGTCGCTGATCTCCAAGGCCCAGTTGGAGACGGTCAGCCGGCACGTCGAGGACGCGAGGTCGCGCGGGGCCGTAGTACTGGCTGGTGGGAAGGCTCGGCCGGATCTCGGGCCGCTGTTCTACGAGCCGACCGTGTTGTCCGGCGTGACGCCGGAGATGGAGTGCTTCGACCACGAGACGTTCGGGCCGGTGGTGTCGATCTACCGGTTCTCCGACGAGTCCGAGGCGATCGAGCGGGCCAACGAGGGCGAGTACGGGCTGAACGCGAGCGTCTGGACCAAGGACGGCCGGCGCGGCCGGAAGGTCGCCGCGCAACTGGTCGCCGGCTCGGTCAACGTGAACGAGGGCTACGCCGCCACCTTCGGCTCGATCGACACCCCGATGGGCGGGATGCGCTCGTCCGGCCTCGGCCGCCGTCAGGGTGTCGAGGGCATCCGCCGGTACGTCGACCCGCAGGCGATCGCGACCCAGCGGATGCTGCCGATCGCCGCCTCGCACGGCCTGAAGGACGAGGCGTACGCCGAACTGATGACCGGCGCGCTCCGGGTGCTGAAGAAGCTCGGCCGCGCATGA
- a CDS encoding GMC oxidoreductase produces MTDHDVVIIGSGFGGSVSALRLVEKGYDVAVLEAGPRFEDNTFAKNSWDTKRFLFAPSLGMYGIQRISALRDVIILSGAGVGGGSLVYANTLYEPLPAFYADRQWAHITDWKSELSPYYDQAKRMLGVTTYPHFTPADKVMKQVADDMGVGDTFHPTPVGVFFGEPGVEVDDPYFGGAGPRRTGCIDCGECMTGCRHNAKNTLTKNYLYLAEKAGAKVFPMTTVTSMTPLPEGGYAIETRRTSNRKLTRRFTAQQVIFAASALGTAKLLHRLKDEGKLPKLSGRLGVLTRTNSESLLGAIARDRTVDYSRGVAITSSFHPDDITHIEPVRYGKGSNVMSLLQTVLTDGDGDRARWRVWLKEMAVQRKNLRRLYDLKHWSERTVIALVMQTADNSITTFGRRDRFGRWRLSSRQGHGAPNPSWIPVANQVVRRMAKLMNGTPGGTIGEPFNVPMTAHFIGGCAIGDSAETGVVDPYHRVYGYDGLHIVDGSTISANLGVNPSLTITAQAERALSFWPNKGEQDARPALGTAYQRLTPVRPAHPVVPADAPGALRLPIVEIRSTTDAG; encoded by the coding sequence ATGACCGATCACGACGTCGTCATCATCGGATCCGGTTTCGGCGGGTCGGTCAGCGCGCTTCGCCTGGTGGAGAAGGGATACGACGTCGCGGTCCTGGAAGCGGGGCCGCGGTTCGAGGACAACACCTTCGCGAAGAACTCCTGGGACACCAAGCGGTTCCTGTTCGCACCGTCACTCGGGATGTACGGGATCCAGCGGATCAGCGCGCTCCGGGACGTGATCATCCTGTCCGGCGCGGGAGTCGGCGGCGGCAGTCTCGTCTATGCGAACACCCTGTACGAACCGCTGCCCGCGTTCTACGCCGACCGGCAATGGGCGCACATCACCGACTGGAAGTCCGAGCTGTCCCCGTATTACGACCAGGCGAAGCGGATGCTCGGCGTCACCACCTACCCGCATTTCACGCCGGCCGACAAGGTGATGAAGCAGGTCGCCGACGACATGGGCGTGGGGGACACCTTCCACCCGACCCCGGTCGGCGTCTTCTTCGGCGAGCCGGGCGTCGAGGTGGACGACCCGTACTTCGGTGGCGCCGGGCCCCGGCGTACGGGGTGTATCGACTGCGGCGAGTGCATGACCGGGTGCCGGCACAACGCGAAGAACACGCTGACGAAGAACTATCTGTACCTGGCCGAGAAGGCCGGCGCCAAGGTGTTCCCGATGACCACGGTGACGTCGATGACTCCGCTGCCCGAGGGCGGCTATGCGATTGAGACGCGGCGTACGTCGAACCGCAAGCTGACGCGCAGATTCACTGCCCAGCAAGTGATTTTCGCCGCCTCCGCGCTCGGCACGGCCAAGCTCCTGCACCGGTTGAAGGACGAGGGCAAGCTGCCGAAGCTGTCCGGCCGGCTCGGCGTGCTGACCCGGACGAACTCAGAATCGTTGCTGGGGGCAATCGCTCGCGACCGGACCGTCGACTACAGCCGTGGCGTGGCGATCACCTCGTCGTTCCATCCGGACGACATCACCCACATCGAGCCGGTCCGGTACGGCAAGGGCAGCAACGTGATGTCGTTGCTGCAGACCGTGCTGACCGACGGCGACGGCGACCGGGCGCGCTGGCGGGTGTGGCTGAAGGAGATGGCCGTGCAGCGGAAGAACCTGCGCCGGCTGTACGACCTCAAGCACTGGTCCGAGCGGACCGTGATCGCGCTGGTGATGCAGACCGCGGACAACTCGATCACGACGTTCGGCCGGCGGGACAGGTTCGGTCGCTGGCGGCTGTCGTCCAGGCAGGGGCACGGCGCGCCCAACCCGTCCTGGATCCCGGTCGCCAACCAGGTGGTCCGGCGGATGGCCAAGCTGATGAACGGTACGCCGGGCGGCACGATCGGCGAGCCGTTCAACGTGCCGATGACCGCACACTTCATCGGCGGCTGCGCGATCGGCGACTCGGCCGAGACCGGCGTGGTGGATCCCTATCACCGGGTCTACGGGTACGACGGCCTGCACATCGTGGACGGCTCGACGATCTCGGCCAACCTCGGCGTGAACCCGTCCCTGACGATCACCGCACAGGCCGAGCGGGCCTTGTCGTTCTGGCCGAACAAGGGCGAGCAAGACGCCCGGCCCGCCCTCGGCACGGCGTACCAGCGGCTGACACCGGTGCGCCCCGCTCACCCTGTGGTGCCTGCCGACGCGCCTGGAGCGCTGCGGCTGCCGATCGTCGAGATCCGGTCGACGACGGACGCCGGATAG
- a CDS encoding alpha/beta fold hydrolase, which translates to MSNEVNHPAGRLIEATAGRRLWVERDGAGEPVLLLSGLGPAGSHVIFHPHLDSLAEDHEVIYLDLYARGRSEAPADLREITFATDVADVAAVIERLGVGPVHLYGFSYGGLLGQAVALEHPELVRSLVLANTLHSPEMWQLNHANINRELAAQFPEVWERILALRAAGVRSTDPELQREFAAAVKLVRFYNPDNAALLATEPGARNVELYPLFCGDDVDFVIGGEVARIPDFRPRLRGLTVPLMLLAGRYDRALYPELQRDFVRFAPGARFEVLERSGSFGHVEEATAVKDLLRDFWARVTSGSTL; encoded by the coding sequence ATGTCGAACGAGGTCAATCACCCCGCCGGACGGCTCATCGAGGCGACGGCCGGTCGCCGGCTGTGGGTCGAGCGGGACGGCGCAGGCGAACCTGTGCTGCTGCTTTCCGGACTCGGCCCGGCAGGCTCCCACGTGATCTTCCATCCGCACCTGGACTCCCTGGCCGAGGACCACGAGGTGATCTACCTCGACCTGTACGCACGCGGGCGCTCGGAAGCGCCGGCTGACCTGCGCGAAATCACCTTCGCCACCGATGTCGCCGACGTCGCAGCCGTCATCGAACGACTCGGCGTCGGCCCCGTCCACCTGTACGGCTTCTCGTACGGCGGGTTGCTCGGCCAGGCGGTGGCGCTCGAGCACCCCGAGCTGGTCCGGTCGCTCGTGCTCGCCAACACCCTGCACAGCCCGGAGATGTGGCAGCTCAACCACGCCAACATCAACCGTGAACTGGCCGCTCAGTTCCCGGAGGTGTGGGAGCGGATTCTGGCGTTGCGCGCTGCCGGAGTCCGGTCGACCGATCCCGAGCTGCAGCGGGAGTTCGCCGCGGCCGTCAAGCTGGTGCGGTTCTACAACCCGGACAACGCGGCGCTGCTGGCGACCGAACCGGGTGCTCGCAACGTCGAGCTGTATCCGCTGTTCTGCGGTGACGACGTGGACTTCGTCATCGGCGGTGAGGTGGCGCGGATCCCGGACTTCCGGCCGCGGCTGCGAGGGCTGACCGTTCCTCTGATGCTGCTCGCGGGGCGCTACGACCGGGCGCTGTATCCGGAGCTGCAGCGGGACTTCGTCCGGTTCGCCCCGGGTGCCCGGTTCGAGGTGCTGGAGCGGAGTGGTTCCTTCGGGCACGTCGAGGAGGCGACGGCGGTCAAGGATCTGCTTCGAGACTTCTGGGCGAGAGTGACTTCCGGCTCCACGCTGTAA